From the genome of Candidatus Endomicrobium procryptotermitis, one region includes:
- a CDS encoding ABC transporter ATP-binding protein, producing the protein MIEIKNITAGYSSKKILKNINCIVEKGSFSGIIGRNGAGKSTLLKVLCGQLKPFYGEVFLNGKDVYSISKKVLSKAISFMPQSVDMNFPFTVKEFVMFGRYPYMNIFKIPSQKDYAVVNKVLKFTNIETFSERYVDELSGGEKQKVLIAQTIVQETDIMVFDEPASHLDMGNQADILCLLKMLNKKYGKTIVITLHDLNAAGEFCDNLILMEDGNIRNSGTVQKVLNYKDIEEVYKTTVVVKTNPMSGKPYVIPVSKNEQ; encoded by the coding sequence ATGATAGAAATAAAAAATATTACCGCCGGATATTCGTCAAAAAAAATCTTGAAAAACATAAACTGCATCGTTGAAAAAGGTTCTTTCAGCGGAATCATAGGCAGAAATGGCGCGGGAAAAAGCACATTGCTTAAAGTTTTATGCGGGCAACTCAAACCTTTTTACGGAGAAGTTTTTTTAAACGGAAAGGACGTTTATTCAATCTCTAAAAAAGTTTTATCAAAAGCAATTTCTTTTATGCCACAAAGTGTTGACATGAATTTTCCATTTACTGTTAAAGAATTTGTGATGTTTGGCAGGTATCCTTATATGAATATATTTAAAATTCCTTCGCAAAAAGATTATGCCGTAGTGAACAAAGTTTTAAAATTTACAAATATTGAAACATTTTCTGAGAGATATGTCGATGAGCTTTCGGGTGGCGAAAAGCAAAAAGTTTTAATAGCACAGACAATAGTTCAAGAGACGGACATTATGGTTTTTGACGAGCCAGCCTCTCATCTTGATATGGGAAACCAAGCCGATATTCTGTGCCTTTTAAAAATGCTGAACAAAAAATACGGAAAAACTATAGTCATTACTCTGCACGATCTCAATGCTGCGGGAGAATTCTGCGATAATCTGATTCTTATGGAAGATGGAAACATAAGAAACAGCGGCACGGTGCAAAAAGTGCTGAACTATAAAGACATTGAAGAAGTATATAAAACTACGGTTGTAGTTAAAACGAATCCGATGTCCGGTAAACCTTATGTTATACCGGTAAGTAAAAATGAACAATAA
- a CDS encoding TonB-dependent receptor, which produces MKRILLVLLSLVFVSNAVLAQEEIFLTLTKTPTNLAELPTNVTVITHEEIESKHVETLGELLAQEMGVFYKTNGTAGDMPTIFMRGAANSARTLVLIDGRRVNDGSSGAANFTAISTLMIERIEIIRGAGSAVYGTGAFGGVINIITKTAKAKSPDANVGFSYGSDKTLNPYTAVQYYNDKAAVLLAGSAYQTEGYRKNSDYKGTNLLFNGALNLTDKQSISLSANSYDSDFGYPGSTIWLDPGRRKDHNEYIKADYNLNFDDKKLRLSIYHSDSSSYNDSTNLQDYGLGLIDYGDHSKTFNKTEGVQADFIWNSFLFGAESVNELYNTQNTIDGGITSGKLNVDKNRNTTAVYSQWNGVLGKFRIIPSIRYDYNSVYGGVFTPSISAVFNISQYFKLSANGGKVWRSPSFNDLYSQWGGNPNLKPEEGISGDIGFEFTTNKISAAVTSYYIDSDNLIISNANTNYIPENIDKAKQYGVEFGAGVIITKWLNINLNYTYLNAENNSKDYDGKILQYSPKHTINSYLNIKPLNNLTLSAVVSYKDKYYEDSGNTVENNGFAILDLNVHYKATDTLSFWIKGFNIANADYQIVNGYPMPGTTVYTGVDFKFWK; this is translated from the coding sequence ATGAAAAGAATTTTGTTGGTATTATTGTCTTTAGTTTTTGTTTCAAATGCGGTGCTGGCTCAAGAAGAAATATTTTTAACACTTACAAAAACTCCCACAAATTTAGCAGAACTCCCGACAAATGTTACAGTTATTACGCATGAAGAAATCGAAAGCAAACACGTGGAAACTCTGGGAGAATTGTTAGCTCAGGAGATGGGAGTGTTTTATAAGACAAACGGAACCGCAGGAGATATGCCCACCATTTTTATGCGCGGTGCAGCAAATTCCGCTAGAACACTTGTTTTAATAGATGGACGCAGGGTTAATGACGGCAGCAGCGGAGCTGCAAATTTTACTGCAATTTCTACTTTGATGATAGAGAGAATTGAGATAATAAGAGGGGCAGGTTCAGCGGTTTATGGTACGGGTGCTTTCGGAGGAGTAATCAATATAATTACAAAAACGGCAAAAGCCAAATCTCCCGATGCCAACGTTGGTTTTTCTTACGGTTCGGACAAAACTTTGAATCCTTATACTGCGGTTCAGTATTACAATGATAAGGCGGCCGTTTTGTTGGCGGGCTCGGCATACCAAACAGAAGGTTACAGAAAAAATTCGGATTATAAAGGGACAAATCTTTTGTTTAACGGCGCGTTAAATTTAACTGATAAACAGTCAATATCTTTGTCAGCAAACAGTTATGATTCTGATTTTGGCTATCCAGGCTCTACAATATGGTTGGATCCTGGCCGGCGCAAAGATCATAATGAATATATTAAAGCGGATTATAATTTAAATTTCGATGATAAAAAACTCAGATTGTCAATATATCATTCTGATAGTTCAAGTTATAATGATAGTACAAATCTTCAAGATTACGGTCTTGGTTTAATAGATTATGGAGATCACTCAAAAACATTTAATAAAACTGAAGGTGTACAGGCAGATTTTATATGGAATTCTTTTTTATTTGGAGCGGAGTCTGTAAATGAATTATATAATACACAGAATACAATTGACGGTGGCATTACTTCAGGAAAATTGAATGTCGATAAAAACAGAAATACGACCGCCGTTTATAGCCAATGGAACGGTGTTCTCGGCAAATTTCGCATTATTCCAAGTATAAGATATGATTACAATTCAGTATATGGTGGCGTTTTTACTCCATCGATTTCTGCGGTCTTTAACATATCTCAATATTTTAAACTTTCAGCAAACGGAGGCAAAGTGTGGAGATCTCCGTCTTTTAACGATTTATACAGCCAGTGGGGAGGAAATCCTAATTTAAAACCCGAAGAAGGAATTTCAGGTGATATAGGCTTTGAATTTACGACAAATAAAATAAGCGCTGCTGTTACCTCATACTATATTGACAGCGATAATTTGATAATATCTAATGCAAATACAAATTATATCCCTGAAAATATAGATAAGGCAAAACAGTACGGAGTTGAATTCGGCGCAGGAGTTATAATTACTAAATGGCTGAACATAAATTTGAATTATACATATCTCAATGCTGAAAACAACTCAAAAGATTATGACGGGAAAATTTTACAGTACAGCCCAAAGCATACAATTAATTCATATTTGAATATTAAACCTCTTAATAATTTAACGCTGTCTGCCGTTGTAAGCTATAAAGATAAATATTATGAAGACAGCGGCAATACCGTTGAAAATAACGGTTTTGCCATACTTGATTTAAATGTACACTACAAAGCAACAGATACATTGTCTTTTTGGATAAAAGGGTTTAACATTGCCAATGCAGATTATCAAATAGTCAATGGTTATCCTATGCCGGGAACAACCGTTTATACGGGAGTTGATTTTAAATTCTGGAAATAA
- a CDS encoding ABC transporter ATP-binding protein yields the protein MQNIIEAANLTKIYARGSEKVCALNDISFTVKKGDIVSITGQSGSGKTTLVNIVGCLDNPTSGSLKIDGTQIFKENLELSESELTVIRRNFFGYIFQKFFLIPTLTVKENILVPAVFKKELKVNENRLNEILKMLGISHRKNHLPSQLSGGEMQRVAIARALINSPSILIADEPTGNLDSKRSQEIKKLLTDVNKERGITIILVTHNPDFAKIGNHHIELFDGKAIRN from the coding sequence ATGCAGAATATAATTGAAGCGGCAAATTTGACAAAAATATATGCTAGAGGTTCTGAAAAAGTATGTGCTTTAAACGATATAAGTTTCACGGTAAAAAAAGGAGATATAGTTTCCATAACCGGCCAATCAGGTTCAGGCAAAACAACGCTTGTAAATATTGTAGGCTGTCTGGACAATCCGACTTCGGGCTCTTTAAAAATAGATGGAACACAGATATTTAAAGAAAATTTAGAGCTTTCCGAAAGTGAACTCACTGTTATAAGAAGAAATTTTTTTGGATACATTTTTCAGAAATTTTTTCTTATACCAACTTTAACAGTAAAAGAAAATATTTTGGTTCCCGCGGTTTTTAAAAAAGAGCTTAAAGTCAATGAAAATAGGCTTAATGAAATTTTAAAAATGCTCGGTATATCGCACAGAAAAAATCATCTTCCTTCGCAGCTTTCTGGAGGAGAAATGCAGCGCGTGGCAATAGCAAGAGCTCTTATAAATTCCCCTTCAATTTTAATAGCCGATGAACCCACCGGTAATCTTGACAGCAAGCGTTCCCAAGAAATAAAAAAACTGCTTACAGATGTAAACAAAGAGCGCGGCATAACTATTATCTTGGTGACGCATAACCCGGACTTTGCCAAAATAGGAAACCATCACATAGAGCTTTTCGATGGAAAGGCAATTAGAAACTGA
- a CDS encoding ABC transporter permease, producing the protein MNIFQISYKNLLRRKLRTAFTVIGITLSTWVLVTLLGFNKGYETSLNNDIEGMGFQVVLTAKGCPYEAATLMLKGGTGLRYMPQDIVKDVYKNEEVSQTTPMLMHAEFDANKGENGGTIVYLGIDPITYPAMKPYLQFNQGKWFSSEAKNEVVLGFEAAELEQREIGDSMLLAGREEEYKVVGILKRTGTQDDGMIFLPLKTVQEAFDKKGQLTMLGIQLKRGADANAFEEKLYSLPDVQVVSMAQVKNTIMSLVTSAKSIVLSIAFIAFIIAMFGVLNTVLMSVFERYQEIGILKSMGALPKDIFVMVLIETALLCSVGAIIGTIFSGLFSNVSELVIRYFLPFTPNGNLIEININIALLSLGAIALVGIIGGIYPALRAANIRPLDAIRQND; encoded by the coding sequence ATGAACATTTTTCAGATTTCTTACAAAAATCTTTTGCGCAGGAAACTTCGTACAGCTTTTACCGTTATCGGAATAACACTTTCTACATGGGTTTTGGTAACGCTGCTTGGATTCAATAAAGGATATGAAACTTCTTTAAACAATGACATAGAAGGTATGGGTTTTCAAGTAGTTTTAACTGCAAAAGGATGCCCTTACGAAGCTGCTACGCTTATGCTTAAAGGAGGAACCGGTTTGAGATATATGCCACAAGATATTGTCAAAGACGTCTATAAAAATGAAGAAGTAAGCCAAACCACGCCTATGCTTATGCATGCCGAATTTGACGCCAATAAAGGCGAAAATGGCGGCACTATCGTATATCTTGGAATAGATCCCATTACCTATCCCGCTATGAAACCCTATTTACAGTTTAATCAAGGAAAATGGTTTTCATCAGAGGCTAAAAATGAAGTCGTTCTCGGCTTTGAAGCAGCAGAACTCGAACAGCGCGAAATCGGCGACTCAATGCTTTTGGCGGGAAGAGAAGAAGAATATAAAGTCGTGGGTATTTTAAAGCGTACCGGCACGCAAGACGACGGAATGATTTTTCTTCCGCTTAAAACCGTACAGGAAGCGTTTGACAAAAAAGGACAACTTACAATGCTCGGCATACAGCTTAAACGCGGTGCTGACGCAAATGCTTTCGAAGAAAAACTTTACAGTTTGCCTGATGTTCAGGTAGTTTCTATGGCACAAGTAAAAAATACGATAATGAGCCTTGTAACAAGCGCTAAATCCATAGTTTTGTCCATAGCTTTTATAGCGTTCATAATAGCGATGTTCGGCGTTTTAAACACGGTTTTGATGTCCGTATTTGAAAGGTATCAGGAGATAGGCATTTTGAAAAGTATGGGCGCTCTCCCGAAAGACATATTCGTTATGGTTCTCATAGAAACCGCGCTTTTATGTTCTGTCGGAGCAATAATAGGAACCATATTTTCTGGGCTTTTCTCAAACGTTTCAGAGCTCGTAATACGTTATTTTTTACCTTTTACGCCTAACGGAAATTTGATAGAAATAAACATAAATATTGCTTTGTTGTCTCTGGGCGCAATAGCTTTGGTAGGAATCATAGGAGGAATTTATCCGGCTTTAAGAGCTGCAAACATAAGACCGCTTGACGCTATAAGACAAAATGATTGA